A genomic region of Plasmodium malariae genome assembly, chromosome: 14 contains the following coding sequences:
- the PmUG01_14034800 gene encoding ferredoxin, putative, producing MNVVTTFLLLLFSIKHSNTYKLNNIKQPLNYMYGIKINVNNAKNRFASKFISNLISYTKESYSPINPKKNIFHIDVSSNSKKRYFKSSNENKLFYNITLRTNDEEKKIECNEDEYILDACDRQNVELPYSCRGGSCSTCAAKLIEGKVDNDDQSYLDEEQIKQKYILLCTCYPKSDCIIETHKEEELHDI from the coding sequence ATGAATGTAGTTACAACATTTTTGTTGCTTCTATTTAGTATAAAACACagtaatacatataaattaaataatataaaacaacccctaaattatatgtacggtattaaaattaatgtaaataatgcGAAAAATAGATTTGCCTCGAAGTTTATAAGTAACTTAATTAGTTATACTAAAGAATCATACTCTCCTATAAACCccaaaaaaaacatatttcatATAGATGTGTCtagtaatagtaaaaagAGATATTTCAAATCATCCAATgagaataaattattttataacataaCGCTAAGAACAAAtgatgaggaaaaaaaaattgaatgtAATGAAGATGAGTATATATTAGACGCATGCGATAGACAAAATGTTGAGTTACCTTACAGTTGTAGGGGTGGAAGCTGTTCAACTTGTGCCGCCAAATTAATAGAAGGAAAAGTAGACAATGATGACCAAAGTTATTTAGATGAAGAACAgataaagcaaaaatatattcttttatgtaCGTGTTATCCCAAGTCTGATTGTATCATTGAAACGCATAAAGAAGAGGAGTTACATGACATATGA
- the G3PAT gene encoding glycerol-3-phosphate 1-O-acyltransferase, putative: MKNFANSLLTALFLFILEIIIVENLKYKPLNYIKNHSHYAYMIKGITKSRHTNNNTYASSNITNYTDSNNNATNNKVTTLLLKENSYQEAYTLISNELELLKKENDDNIDHINTFTGFLKKYYEEIKKYKSCSPQTFLNMFLMYIDTFKKYRYYSFPNIHRYDENLYEWSLEFWSHLIDKKNSKFFGTPNINKTKKWIDEGHNVIIFSNHHIEADANIIKYYFHMNNAQNISRNIIFVGGHKIRADPLSRPFSVTANLLSIFSKKYIENPPHLREEKILFNHKSLNTLKNLLSEGKQIIWLTPSGGRDRKGPDGNINISPFDPKIIQSFHVIAKRSKVKTHFVGLALNTYNICPPPNTIDVDEIEKQRSCSYSPIGLNLGEDVFDVYPSMDEKEITSCLYNYVNQLYEQIR; encoded by the coding sequence atgaaaaattttgctAACTCCTTGTTAACTGCTTTATTCTTATTCATCcttgaaataataattgttgaaaacttaaaatataaaccgcttaattatataaaaaatcacagtcattatgcatatatgatTAAGGGCATTACTAAAAGCAGAcacacaaataataatacctACGCTTCTTCAAATATAACTAATTATACtgatagtaacaataatgcTACTAATAATAAAGTTACTACTTTATTGTTAAAAGAAAACTCATACCAAGAAGCGTACACACTAATTTCTAACgaattagaattattaaaaaaagaaaatgacgATAATATAGATCACATTAATACTTTTACaggttttttaaaaaaatattatgaagaaattaaaaaatataagtctTGTTCACCACAGACATtcttaaatatgtttttaatgtatattgacacatttaaaaaatatcgaTATTATTCTTTCCCTAATATACATAGGTATGATGAGAATTTATATGAATGGTCATTAGAGTTTTGGTCCCATttaattgataaaaaaaattcgaaaTTTTTTGGTACTccaaatattaacaaaacaaaaaagtgGATAGATGAAGGAcataatgttattatatttagtaATCATCATATAGAAGCTGAtgcaaatataattaaatattattttcatatgaaCAATGCACAAAATATTTCgagaaatattatatttgttgGTGGTCATAAGATAAGGGCAGATCCTTTATCAAGACCATTTAGTGTTACAGCTAATCTCCTTTCCatcttttcaaaaaaatatatagaaaaccCACCACATttaagagaagaaaaaattttgttcaaTCACAAATCTCTgaatactttaaaaaatttattaagtgaaggaaaacaaattatttggTTAACACCCAGTGGAGGCAGAGACAGAAAGGGTCCAGATGgaaatattaacatttctCCTTTTGATCCGAAAATAATACAGTCATTTCATGTCATTGCAAAAAGGTCAAAAGTAAAGACACATTTTGTAGGATTAGCTTTAAAcacttataatatatgtcCACCGCCTAACACAATCGATGTTGATGAAATTGAAAAGCAGAGATCTTGTTCTTATTCACCAATAGGTTTAAATTTAGGAGAAGATGTGTTTGATGTATATCCGTCCATGgatgaaaaggaaataacATCATGTCTTTACAACTACGTTAATCAGTTATACGAGCAGATACGCTAA
- the PmUG01_14035000 gene encoding conserved Plasmodium protein, unknown function yields the protein MHQKHLQGDNNEVETIGGVVSDKVININSKGMKDISNDNLNKSRDHADNYVNIGESYEENLLYTENRKNNNENSSSTCSEKYINIFDSNEKELHRTKNEEANIREKDTLYNSKSKLYKTKKKLSPYSYEEETDYTTIITKREINNQPKKEYINEHSEENNNEDAYNLKGTNIPGDSSVGVIVNNSLILKRKDTGDTEKKCSFSELKHNNAHNEKEKNKKELNNTAEDNENTPSVQSEENGRRNVTISHMGEKEKKKKKNEQNSCLNKQDLIKSLNEKWSDKLNEIYTKKSINIKNIQKDEKIVDHFISPIVKNEVSVQNLKEKKSEIITNFEKFSSHSKKQNNISCNIKNKSTKFFPNNNTNSMNHTRNQNLQEEIIIQKIVLQQNDMNDKVQKTVNSIENMLDETERKNMNNSMRKSKNFNKRRNSEVQNNLSREEEIQIDRLSKHFEFSSSPSSFPPSFPTSFPASFSTSFSTSHNKSSIFLVNPLVVKEEESIDNENLKKGNNLLCPQNIKTEDTDMLALDYNLQPDDSREIQRKMKNIKDSFIYEKLNNTNLFEEKEVKRSNSNLSEKLINIKIYDDSEIDEVDDNESDSFWFNKEVSAVLNKSEYYPNKYLDEHIEGKAIKNGENYNFLGLSSTGKLSMKKKNSNKRMRQQIKRCNSDIIMIERGLSNVLRNRNTFDNVMIRGNDDKDKEIEEAFDVLNRGRSSRCGNTLDKSKKHSNSNDNISCNSIDSISCNSNDSISCNSNSYCRSNNKKKTESMNILGMFENVKAKLARYNLNVDIDRINFKNVDIYQVDFEKLGLNVDNLEKEEKYILLLYISEKKLEYVKNERQTFKRMHSNITQFQSNQKEMIKVKKNSLNNDFYEDCQNSHKGDQYSKKDNTLVDKQNLRISRNDNCTNDLGKAETEVEIVEEERIFTPKCSPENECINERINSSTCHPHDSSLYKIINSHKYIYASNQSNDYNISLKEVPEMKKIMNNNNIGSSGTGSSGTFCEVGLFFEFCRRMIKQYNLRREVSSNINYINEKTLLEKFFKSFIYLFIQDECIDQFLKCYEHVNEVKNVEDSLLKNSLCVEYMCNILLNDSVNDTECSEKDVLNNESLNFPEMMKNIIKYFIINDNLVSKIKEIQIINRILKDEVKTYSIKVPCMDLYFDVEPHFIEDVERVVVGKDVGFFTIQILNHDYTYNYYKNKKETIINDQNNNPIWNFFYGYLNDIYYWYNEKDENALLTPVHIKDGSVNRDMNNSKRLSRNFIKPKKNENKEQQNNLKLEGEYDCFENFVDDKSNDSLKNYEAHSKNDTGDKKNKDLRGEGDKVKSINTDKINEKLKKKCEQIDEAEYIHFIEKNKYVMNMHKGEGANEDETILSSSTKIEEFQMYSNFSSVDNSNCLDSHMMDSNPLQKNHPLGTVDSSTICIRNYTDAVKGGPTSSSNSSNGDSRNDRSNDISNISCKYSRNDNRNYRSNSNTKRNDNCGSTSHGEVQPSTHLEPDYYSTFITVEKIAKCENEVHNEDVAQMVSFQYKGSLPKDKMNASNKICKMNKMSKNTNRIGSYFSSYNNEILTAVHLKNEKVENFSDAHFILERCRKYNKQISMSYVHILNSKTKKYLAVNLENKKFLFTNKYDDTFYTDEFNIQNKISTYFQLQSITDMMKNILIEDIVQTFVDILLSQEMNILNQKKDTLTTTHLHIG from the coding sequence atgcatCAGAAGCATTTACAAGGAGACAATAATGAAGTTGAAACAATTGGAGGAGTGGTTAGTGATAaggttattaatattaattcaaaAGGGATGAAGGACATCTCAAATGACAACCTTAACAAATCAAGAGATCATGCAGACAATTATGTGAATATAGGTGAATCATATGAGGAGAATCTACTTTATACTgaaaacagaaaaaacaataatgaaaatagttCATCTACATGtagtgaaaaatatataaatatatttgactCCAATGAAAAGGAGTTACATAGAactaaaaatgaagaagcaAATATCAGAGAAAAAGATACCTTATACAATTCAAAATCAAAATTGtataaaacgaaaaaaaaattgtcgCCTTATTCTTATGAGGAAGAAACTGATTACACAACAATTATCACAAAAAGGGAGATTAATAATCAGCCTAAAAAGGAGTATATTAATGAGCATAGTGAGGAGAATAACAATGAGGACGCTTATAATTTGAAGGGCACAAATATACCAGGGGACTCCAGCGTAGGAGTTATAGTTAATAATAGCTTGATACTAAAACGTAAAGATACGGGAGACacggaaaaaaaatgttcttttagtgaattaaaacataataatgcacataatgaaaaagagaagaataaaaaagagcTCAATAATACCGCAGAGGATAACGAAAATACACCGAGTGTGCAAAGTGAAGAAAATGGGAGAAGAAATGTCACAATAAGTCATATGGgggagaaagaaaaaaaaaagaaaaaaaatgaacaaaatagtTGCCTGAACAAACaagatttaataaaaagcttaaatgaaaaatggtCAGATAAATTAAACGAAATTTATACAAagaaaagtataaatattaagaatatacAAAAAGATGAAAAGATTGTTGATCATTTTATATCACCtatagtaaaaaatgaagtaaGTGTACAAAacttaaaggaaaaaaaaagtgaaattataacgaattttgaaaaattttcctCACATTCAAAAAAGcagaataatatatcttgtaatataaaaaataagagtacaaaattttttcctAATAATAATACGAATTCTATGAACCACACACGAAATCAAAATTTGCaggaagaaataataatacaaaaaattgttttacaGCAAAATGACATGAATGACAAGGTCCAAAAAACGGTAAATAGTATTGAAAATATGCTTGACGAAAcggaaaggaaaaatatgaataactCTATGAGAAAATCTAAGAACTTCAATAAAAGGAGAAACAGTGAAGTTCAAAATAATTTGAGTAGGGAGGAAGAAATACAAATCGACAGATTGAGTAAGCATTTCGAATTTTCTTCATCCCCTTCTTCGTTTCCTCCCTCTTTTCCTACGTCTTTTCCTGCATCTTTTTCAACTTCTTTTTCAACGTCTCACAACAAATCATCCATTTTTCTTGTTAATCCATTAGTGGTAAAAGAAGAGGAAAGTATAGATAATGAAAAtctgaaaaaaggaaataatcTTCTATGTCCACAGAATATCAAAACAGAGGACACTGACATGTTAGCACTGGATTATAATTTACAACCTGATGATTCACGTGAAATACAacgaaaaatgaaaaatattaaggaCTCTttcatttatgaaaaattaaataataccaATTTATTTGAAGAAAAGGAAGTAAAAAGGAGTAATTCTAACTTatcagaaaaattaataaatataaaaatatatgatgacTCGGAAATAGATGAAGTGGATGACAATGAATCAGATTCATTTTGGTTTAATAAAGAAGTATCAGCtgttttaaataaatcaGAATATTATCCTAATAAATATCTAGATGAGCATATTGAAGGTAAGGCGATAAAGAACGGTGAAAATTATAACTTTCTGGGATTGAGCTCAACTGGTAAATTgtcaatgaaaaaaaaaaatagtaataaaaggATGAGGCAACAAATTAAAAGGTGTAACAGTGATATAATTATGATTGAAAGGGGGTTAAGCAATGTTCTTAGAAATAGAAATACCTTCGATAATGTAATGATAAGGGGAAATGATGATAAGGACAAAGAAATTGAGGAAGCGTTTGATGTACTCAACAGGGGTAGAAGCAGTAGATGCGGTAATACCTTagataaaagtaaaaaacatAGTAACAGTAATGACAATATCAGTTGTAATAGCATTGACAGTATCAGCTGTAACAGTAATGACAGTATCAGTTGTAACAGTAATAGCTATTGTAgaagtaataataagaaaaagacCGAAAGCATGAACATTTTAGGCATGTTCGAAAATGTTAAGGCCAAGTTAGCTAGGTATAACCTCAATGTTGATATTGatagaataaattttaaaaacgtTGACATATATCAAGTAGATTTTGAAAAACTAGGTTTAAATGTAGATAATTtagaaaaggaagaaaaatacattttattgttatacaTTTCAGAAAAGAAATTAGAGTATGTTAAGAATGAGAGACAAACATTCAAGAGGATGCATTCGAATATAACACAGTTTCAGTCAAATCAAAAGGAAATGATAAAAGTGAAAAAGAATAGCTTAAATAATGATTTTTATGAAGATTGTCAGAACTCGCATAAAGGAGATCAATACAGTAAAAAAGATAACACATTAGTGGATAAGCAGAATTTGAGAATTAGTAGAAATGATAACTGTACGAATGATTTAGGAAAGGCCGAAACAGAAGTAGAAATAGTAGAAGAAGAAAGAATTTTTACCCCCAAGTGCTCACCAGAGAATGAATGCATAAACGAACGAATAAATTCTAGTACATGTCACCCGCACGATTCATctctatataaaataatcaattcgcataagtatatttatgcTTCTAACCAGTCTaatgattataatatatctttgAAAGAAGTACCggaaatgaagaaaattatgaataataataatattggaAGTAGTGGTACTGGCAGTAGTGGCACATTTTGCGAAGTAGGGCTCTTCTTTGAGTTTTGCCGTAGAATGATAAAGCAGTACAACTTGCGGAGAGAAGTATCGAgtaacataaattatatcaatGAAAAAACTcttttagaaaaattttttaaaagttttatttatttatttattcaagATGAATGCATTGATCAATTTCTGAAATGTTATGAACATGTTAATGAGGTAAAAAATGTAGAGGATAGTTTGTTGAAAAACTCGCTATGTGTAGAATATATGTGTAACATTCTTTTGAACGATAGTGTAAACGATACAGAATGTAGTGAAAAAGATGTACTGAATAATGAATCTTTAAATTTTCCcgaaatgatgaaaaatataataaaatattttataataaatgacAATTTAgttagtaaaataaaagaaatacaaataattaatagGATATTAAAGGATGAAGTTAAAACATACTCTATTAAAGTCCCATGTAtggatttatattttgatgtAGAACCACATTTCATTGAAGATGTTGAAAGAGTAGTAGTTGGAAAAGATGTAGGCTTTTTTACTATTCAGATATTGAACCAtgattatacatataattattacaaaaataagaaggaaactataataaatgatcaaaataataatcctatttggaattttttttatggctatttaaatgatatatattattggtataatgaaaaagacgAAAACGCATTACTTACACCTGTACATATAAAGGATGGATCAGTAAATAGAGATATGAACAATTCTAAAAGACTATCTAGGAATTTTAttaaaccaaaaaaaaatgaaaataaagaacaacagaataatttaaaactaGAGGGAGAATACGAttgttttgaaaattttgttGACGATAAAAGTAAtgattctttaaaaaattatgaagcaCATAGTAAAAATGATACAGGAGATAAGAAAAACAAAGACTTACGAGGAGAAGGTGACAAAGTTAAATCAATAAATACagacaaaataaatgagaaactcaaaaaaaaatgtgagcAGATTGATGAAGCagaatatattcattttatcgaaaagaacaaatatgTAATGAATATGCATAAAGGAGAAGGCGCAAATGAGGATGAAACAATACTTAGCAGTTCTACTAAGATAGAAGAGTTTCAAATGTACAGTAACTTTTCAAGTGTTGACAATTCTAATTGTTTAGATAGCCATATGATGGATAGTAACCCTCTCCAAAAAAATCATCCCCTTGGTACAGTTGATAGTAGTACTATTTGCATTAGAAATTATACGGATGCTGTAAAAGGGGGCCCCACATCTAGCAGCAACAGTAGTAATGGCGATAGTAGGAACGATAGAAGTAATGATATAAGCAATATTAGTTGTAAATATAGTCGAAATGATAATCGTAACTATAGAAGTAATAGTAATACCAAACGTAATGATAACTGCGGTAGTACTAGCCATGGCGAAGTACAACCCTCTACCCATCTTGAACCGGACTATTATAGCACCTTTATTACAGTTGAGAAAATCGCAAAATGTGAAAATGAGGTACACAACGAGGATGTAGCACAAATGGTTTCATTCCAATATAAAGGATCCCTACCAAAAGATAAAATGAACGCCTCGAATAAGATATGTAAGATGAATAAAATGAGTAAGAATACAAATAGAATAGGTAGCTATTTTTCCTCATATAATAACGAAATATTAACTGCTGTTCAtcttaaaaatgaaaaggtcGAGAATTTTTCAGATGCGCACTTTATATTGGAAAGATGTAGAAAGTATAACAAACAAATAAGTATgtcatatgtgcatatattaaattcaaaaaccaaaaaatatttggcTGTAAAtctggaaaataaaaaatttttatttacaaataaatatgatgACACATTTTATACAGATGAGTTTAATATCCAGAATAAAATATCAACATATTTCCAATTACAGTCCATAACTGAtatgatgaaaaatattttaattgaaGATATAGTTCAAACATTTGTTGATATTTTGTTGAGTCAggaaatgaatatattgaatcaaaaaaaagatacacTTACAACAACACATCTCCATATTGGAtag